A genome region from Camelina sativa cultivar DH55 chromosome 10, Cs, whole genome shotgun sequence includes the following:
- the LOC104720226 gene encoding probable vacuolar amino acid transporter YPQ1, with protein MLFRDGLSMSLGVISVISWSVAEIPQIISNYNQKSIDGVSIAFLTTWMLGDIFNIVGCLLEPASLAVQFYTAVVYALATLVLYVQSIYYGHIYPRLKNRRNHQVVDNVEEPLLHAEATRPSTKSMLCVVSVFLFLGSFNMLSGPRSMDLREKDRVFVVVGGARKLLEVSSGNLGGGNYNMGMLLGWAMAAIYLGGRVPQICMTMRNGHAGGLNPLMFFFAFLGNVTYVASILVKSVEWSNIKPNLPWLVDAGGCPVLDFIILLQIFYFRCGNVNKDSDKKGHETGEESV; from the coding sequence ATGTTGTTCCGAGATGGATTGTCAATGTCGCTTGGTGTCATCAGTGTTATCAGTTGGAGTGTTGCCGAGATACCGCAGATCATTAGTAATTACAATCAAAAATCCATTGATGGTGTCTCTATAGCCTTCTTAACGACATGGATGCTCGGTGatatcttcaatattgttggctGCTTATTGGAACCAGCTAGTCTTGCGGTACAATTCTACACGGCTGTGGTGTATGCACTGGCTACACTTGTTCTCTATGTTCAGTCAATCTATTACGGCCATATCTACCCACGGTTGAAAAACAGAAGGAATCATCAGGTGGTTGATAATGTGGAAGAGCCTTTGCTTCATGCGGAAGCCACGCGTCCTTCTACCAAATCTATGCTATGTGTTGTCTCtgtgttcttgtttcttggatCTTTCAATATGTTAAGTGGTCCAAGAAGTAtggatttgagagagaaagatagagtgtttgttgttgttggaggaGCAAGAAAGCTTTTGGAGGTCAGTAGCGGTAACTTGGGAGGAGGAAACTACAATATGGGAATGTTGTTGGGTTGGGCGATGGCAGCTATTTACCTGGGTGGAAGGGTTCCTCAAATATGTATGACTATGAGGAATGGACATGCTGGAGGATTGAATCCGTTGATGTTCTTCTTTGCGTTTCTTGGTAATGTGACTTATGTTGCAAGCATACTTGTGAAAAGTGTAGAATGGTCGAATATCAAACCGAATCTACCATGGCTTGTTGATGCTGGAGGATGTCCTGTgcttgattttattattttgcttCAGATTTTCTACTTCCGTTGTGGCAATGTCAATAAAGATTCCGACAAGAAGGGGCATGAGACAGGGGAAGAATCTGTCTAA
- the LOC104718298 gene encoding uncharacterized protein LOC104718298, producing MQARFELDEDWQRISVIHQMGHLWRSHKSVTVKAINLAANNQERMNLRPPNIGPVDWQKFVKLKTSAAFKAVSEKYKAKRKNQIPHTTSRKGISRLTEEMKAESEDPSSVTRLDVWIKSRTKKDGTPVDTNAADLIQKAAEIGGSDAPAFLTNPDEDHLAKLLGPDNSGRLRAMGRGMSKTKLACLQMQSKCMAEMEERQVKLVKQVNALESELGRIKNQRPEAEMDENSAARVTYSYFFSYQLSDSS from the exons ATGCAGGCAAGGTTTGAGCTTGATGAAGATTGGCAAAGGATATCTGTGATTCACCAGATGGGACATTTGTGGCGATCACACAAGTCTGTCACGGTGAAGGCTATAAATTTGGCTGCAAATAACCAAGAGAGGATGAATTTGAGACCACCAAATATTGGTCCTGTTGATTGGCAAAAATTTGTCAAACTCAAAACTAGTGCTGCATTTAAG GCCGTGAGtgagaaatataaagcaaaaagaaagaatcagataCCTCACACCACTAGTCGTAAAGGGATCAGCAGACTAACAGAAGAAATG AAAGCTGAAAGTGAAGATCCTTCCAGCGTGACAAGACTAGATGTTTGGATCAAGTCTCGCACCAAAAAGGATGGTACACCAGTAGATACGAATGCAGCTGATTTGATT CAAAAAGCAGCTGAAATTGGTGGAAGTGATGCTccagcatttttaacaaatccagATGAAGATCACCTCGCCAAGCTTTTAGGACCTGACAATTCTGGTAGGCTGAGGGCAATGGGTAGAGGCATGAGTAAGACCAAATTAGCTTGTTTACAAATGCAGAGCAAGTGTATGGCTGAAATGGAAGAGCGGcaagtaaaattagtaaaacaggTCAATGCCTTGGAAAGTGAACTTGGCAGAATCAAGAATCAG agaccagaagctgaaatggatgaaaactcagctgcaagagtaacatattcttacttcttttcatatcagctaagtgattcttcttag
- the LOC104718297 gene encoding vacuolar-sorting receptor 7 codes for MGLVNGRVSLTYLLAALTIIIFIAMVVVDARFVVEKESISVLNPEEMRSKRDGSIANFGLPDYGGFLIGAVVYPDSKTDGCSAFGKTFKPKFPRPTILLLDRGGCYFALKAWHAQQAGAAAVLVADNVDEPLLTMDSPEESRDADGFIEKLTIPSVLIDKSFGDSLRQGFQKGKNIVLKLDWRESVPHPDQRVEYELWTNSNDECGARCDEQMDFVKNFKGHAQILEKGGYAAFTPHYITWFCPFQYINSPHCKSQCINHGRYCAPDPENNFREGYEGKDVVFENLRQLCVHRVANESSRPWVWWDYVTDFHSRCSMKEKKYSLECAESVIKSLKLPIEKINKCIGDPEADIENQVLRTEQVAQIGRGKRGDVTILPTLVINNAQYRGRLERTAVLKAICAGFNETSDPPICLNTGLETNECLEDNGGCWQDTKANITACKDTFRGRLCECPVVKGVQYKGDGYTSCTPYGPARCTINNGGCWSDTRNGLTFSACSDSVSTGCKCPQGFQGDGFTCEDINECKERSACQCSGCRCNNSWGGYKCSCSGDRLYINDQDTCIERYGSKSAWWLTVLILAIVAVAGLSGYLFYKYRFRSYMDSEIMTIMSQYMPLESQRAREVPSEIEPLTHNSTP; via the exons ATGGGTTTAGTCAACGGGAGAGTTTCGTTGACCTATCTCCTCGCTGCGTTGACCATCATCATATTCATCGCCATGGTGGTCGTGGACGCGAGGTTTGTGGTGGAGAAAGAAAGCATAAGCGTGCTGAATCCAGAGGAGATGAGGTCGAAGCGTGACGGCTCGATTGCCAACTTCGGGTTACCCGATTACGGCGGGTTTTTAATCGGGGCGGTGGTTTATCCGGATAGTAAAACCGATGGTTGCTCTGCTTTTGGTAAAACCTTCAAGCCCAAGTTTCCTCGTCCCACTATTCTTCTTCTCGATCGTGGAG GTTGCTACTTTGCCTTGAAAGCGTGGCACGCGCAGCAAGCAGGAGCCGCGGCAGTTCTTGTGGCGGATAATGTAGACGAGCCATTGTTGACAATGGATTCACCAGAGGAGAGCAGAGACGCGGATGGTTTTATAGAGAAGCTAACAATCCCATCGGTTTTGATCGATAAATCGTTCGGAGATAGCTTAAGACAAGGGTTTCAGAAAGGTAAAAACATAGTCTTGAAACTAGATTGGAGAGAATCAGTGCCTCATCCTGATCAGAGAGTAGAATACGAGCTGTGGACTAATAGCAACGACGAGTGTGGTGCACGGTGTGATGAACAGATGGATTTTGTCAAGAACTTTAAAGGTCATGCTCAGATACTCGAGAAAGGCGGTTATGCTGCGTTTACGCCGCATTATATCACTTGGTTTTGCCCTTTTCAGTATATAAACAGTCCACATTGTAAGTCTCAGTGTATAAACCATGGGAGGTATTGTGCTCCTGACCCTGAGAACAATTTCAGAGAAGGGTATGAAGGGAAAGATGTTGTGTTTGAGAATCTGAGACAGCTTTGTGTGCATAGAGTTGCGAATGAGAGTAGCCGGCCTTGGGTTTGGTGGGATTATGTTACTGATTTCCATTCTCGATGttcgatgaaggagaagaagtatAGCTTAGAGTGTGCTGAGAGTGTCATCAAATCTCTGA AGTTACCCATTGAGAAGATCAACAAATGCATCGGTGATCCTGAGGCTGATATCGAGAACCAAGTTCTAAGAACTGAGCAAGTAGCACAA ATTGGCCGAGGAAAGCGGGGAGATGTTACGATATTGCCAACATTAGTAATCAACAACGCTCAATACCGAG GGAGATTGGAGAGGACCGCTGTTCTTAAGGCGATATGTGCTGGATTCAACGAAACATCAGACCCTCCCATTTGCTTAAACACAGGTCTAGAGACAAATGAGTGCCTTGAAGACAATGGTGGTTGCTGGCAGGACACAAAAGCAAACATAACTGCTTGTAAA GACACATTCAGAGGACGACTCTGCGAGTGTCCGGTTGTAAAAGGTGTTCAATATAAAGGCGACGGGTACACTTCATGTACAC CTTATGGACCTGCGAGGTGTACTATAAACAATGGAGGTTGCTGGTCTGACACAAGAAATGGCTTAACTTTCTCGGCTTGCTCA GACTCTGTGTCTACTGGCTGCAAATGTCCTCAAGGTTTCCAAGGCGACGGTTTCACGTGTGAAG ATATTAACGAATGTAAAGAGCGTTCGGCGTGTCAATGCAGCGGTTGCAGATGCAATAACTCATGGGGTGGATACAAATGCAGTTGTTCTGGTGACCGGCTCTACATAAACGATCAAGATACTTGTATAG AGAGATATGGATCAAAATCAGCATGGTGGCTCACAGTCTTGATACTAGCTATCGTAGCAGTAGCCGGTTTATCTGGTTATCTATTCTACAAATACCGGTTCAGG TCTTACATGGACTCGGAGATTATGACGATCATGTCACAGTATATGCCGCTTGAGAGCCAAAGAGCTCGTGAAGTTCCATCAGAAATTGAACCTCTCACACACAACTCTACAccctaa
- the LOC104718296 gene encoding protein PLASTID TRANSCRIPTIONALLY ACTIVE 14-like, which produces MASSVSLQYLTNTFISKPQGFYNGTVSAPRPRSNFVRERQNGVRPIKVTSLQTQPFPLFQPPASEESSSSELEPADPDFYKIGYVRSVRAYGVEFKEGPDGFGIYASKDIEPRRRARVIMEIPLELMITIRQKHPWMFFPDIVPIGHPIFDIINSTDPEIDWDLRLACLLLFAFDREDHFWRLYGDFLPAADECSSLLLATEEDLAELQDPDLVSTIRQQQKRVLEFWEKNWHSGVPLKIKRLAEDPERFIWAVSIAQTRCISMQTRVGALVQELNMMIPYADMLNHSFEPNCFLHWRPKDRMLEVMSNAGQAIKKGEEMTINYMPGQKNNMLMERYGFSTPVNPWDAIKFSGDARIHLNSFLSVFNIFGLPEEYYHDSELSGGDTFVDGAVIAAARILPTWSDIDLPPIPSAEKKAVKELQDECRKMLAEYPTTAEQDQKLLGSMSEARTTFVTAVKYRMHRKMFIGKIIKALDIYQERLLY; this is translated from the exons ATGGCTTCTTCAGTCTCTCTTCAGTACCTGACCAACACCTTCATCTCCAAACCTCAG GGTTTCTACAACGGAACTGTATCAGCACCAAGACCCAGAAGCAATTTCGTAAGAGAGAGACAAAATGGTGTCCGACCCATCAAAGTCACTTCTCTTCAGACACAACCTTTCCCTCTGTTTCAACCTCCTGCTTCCGAAGAATCTTCCTCGTCGGAg CTGGAGCCAGCAGATCCGGATTTCTACAAAATCGGATACGTTCGTAGTGTGAGAGCTTATGGGGTTGAGTTTAAAGAAGGTCCGGATGGTTTTGGTATTTATGCCTCTAAGGATATTGAACCTCGCCGTCGAGCTAGA GTGATAATGGAGATTCCTTTAGAACTGATGATAACTATTAGACAGAAGCACCCTTGGATGTTTTTCCCTGATATTGTTCCAATTGGTCATCCCATTTTCGATATCATCAACTCAACTGATCCTGAG ATTGATTGGGATCTCAGATTAGCGTGTCTTCTGTTATTTGCTTTTGATCGGGAAGATCACTTCTGGCGACTCTATGGTGATTTTTTGCCAGCTGCTGATGAGTGCAGCAGCTTGCTTCTAGCTACGGAG GAAGACCTTGCGGAGCTTCAAGATCCTGATCTTGTTTCAACTATTAGACAACAACAGAAACGAGTCCTAGAATTTTGGGAAAAGAATTGG CATTCAGGTGTTCCTCTGAAAATCAAAAGGCTAGCTGAGGATCCAGAAAGATTCATTTGGGCGGTTAGTATTGCACAGACACGATGCATCAGTATGCAAACTAGAGTTGGTGCTTTGGTTCAGGAATTAAATATGATGATTCCTTACGCTG ACATGCTAAACCATTCCTTTGAACCAAACTGTTTCCTACATTGGCGTCCTAAAGATCGCATGCTTGAGGTTATGTCAAATGCTGGTCAAGCAATCAAGAAAGGTGAAGAG ATGACGATTAACTACATGCCAGGACAGAAGAACAACATGCTTATGGAAAGATATGGCTTCTCAACTCCCGTG AATCCGTGGGATGCTATAAAGTTCTCTGGAGATGCTCGCATCCATTTAAATTCCTTTTTATCTGTCTTCAATATTTTTGGTCTTCCTGAAGAGTATTACCATGATA GCGAGTTATCAGGAGGTGATACTTTTGTTGATGGAGCAGTTATAGCTGCAGCAAGGATATTGCCTACTTGGTCAGATATAGATCTTCCTCCAATTCCAAGTGCGGAGAAAAAAGCAGTTAAAGAGTTGCAAGATGAATGTCGAAAGATGCTTGCGGAGTATCCCACAACAGCAGAGCAAGACCAGAAATTGCTAG GTTCAATGTCAGAAGCAAGGACAACGTTTGTGACAGCGGTTAAGTATAGAATGCACAGGAAGATGTTCATTGGAAAGATCATCAAGGCACTTGACATCTATCAAGAACGGTTATTGTATTGA